A DNA window from candidate division KSB1 bacterium contains the following coding sequences:
- a CDS encoding FkbM family methyltransferase: MQQLLSLLESPAALKALLTWPQFSITSYRMVSALVKQGLRPATVLDVGANVGQFAVAAARLFPGVHVHSFEPLPECVTRLRRHAARLGNISVHPVALGERAGEMAMRVNAQSRASSLLPLAPAHREAFPAAQEECQITVRVATLDEMLAGTTLPPPVLLKIDVQGYEAQTLRGATRTLPQVDYAVLETSFKPLYNGELLFMDLVRLMENQGMRFSRPVGWLAAPKTGEVLQMDALFVRASEL, encoded by the coding sequence ATGCAACAACTTCTTTCCCTTTTGGAAAGCCCGGCCGCGCTCAAGGCTCTGTTGACGTGGCCGCAGTTTTCCATCACCTCCTATCGCATGGTTTCGGCGCTGGTGAAGCAGGGGCTGCGGCCGGCCACGGTGTTGGATGTCGGCGCCAACGTCGGTCAGTTTGCGGTGGCGGCGGCCAGACTCTTCCCCGGGGTGCATGTGCATTCCTTCGAGCCGCTGCCGGAATGTGTGACGCGCCTGCGCAGGCACGCGGCACGCCTGGGAAATATCTCCGTTCACCCGGTGGCGCTCGGCGAGCGCGCCGGCGAGATGGCGATGCGGGTGAATGCGCAAAGCCGGGCCAGCTCGCTCTTGCCGCTGGCACCGGCGCATCGCGAGGCGTTCCCGGCCGCGCAGGAAGAATGTCAGATCACCGTGCGCGTCGCCACCCTGGATGAGATGCTGGCTGGCACGACGCTGCCGCCGCCGGTGTTGCTCAAAATCGATGTACAGGGCTATGAGGCGCAAACGCTGCGCGGTGCGACCCGAACCCTGCCGCAGGTCGACTATGCCGTGCTGGAAACCTCCTTCAAACCGCTGTACAACGGCGAGCTGCTGTTCATGGATCTGGTTCGCTTGATGGAAAACCAGGGCATGCGTTTCAGCCGGCCGGTGGGCTGGCTGGCCGCGCCCAAAACCGGCGAAGTGTTGCAGATGGATGCGCTGTTTGTCAGGGCTTCAGAATTATGA
- a CDS encoding undecaprenyl-phosphate glucose phosphotransferase: MSQKHNRSWEIAAAVMDGATTALAFYAAFWLRFQAGFLPHANPDPGDYFIMLGGILPLWLGLFSFFGLYDFRRPTHLHADLRPLLYSIATGVVCLSAFTFFYREISYSRLTFVLFGVLNFLLTLGGRLLLRLGLRQAHRHGYHLRQVLIVGAGELGLRVAAQAKRHPELGYRVVGFCDDYETNGIYKKEYGLEVLGRTTDLDEIIEKYRIDKVIVALPGRALRKISRIVEACEQEGVETDIVPDFFKFIQPRTRVHDFAGLPLVSVRFTPVDSWKYRVGKRLFDAVFAALALIVFAPLMLVIAIAIKLTSPGPVLFKQERIGINRRPFHMLKFRSMKVGAEKVDHEVGLGLCHDPRVTRLGKFLREWSLDELPQLWNVLMGDMSLVGPRPERTYHVRQLKTRVPNYMIRHQVRTGMTGWAQVNGWRGDTSIDRRIEHDLYYIENWSFAFDLKIILLTLFGGVISKKARGL, from the coding sequence ATGTCCCAAAAACACAATCGCTCCTGGGAAATCGCGGCGGCCGTGATGGATGGGGCCACCACCGCACTGGCCTTTTACGCCGCCTTCTGGCTGCGCTTTCAAGCCGGCTTTCTGCCGCATGCCAATCCCGATCCCGGTGACTATTTCATCATGCTCGGCGGCATCCTGCCACTCTGGCTGGGATTGTTCTCATTCTTCGGCCTGTATGACTTTCGGCGGCCGACGCATTTGCATGCCGATCTCCGGCCGCTGCTGTACAGCATTGCCACCGGCGTGGTGTGTCTCTCGGCGTTCACCTTTTTTTATCGGGAGATTTCCTACTCGCGTCTGACCTTCGTGCTGTTCGGCGTGCTGAATTTCCTGCTGACGCTGGGCGGCCGCCTGCTGCTGCGGCTGGGTCTGCGGCAGGCCCACCGCCACGGTTATCATTTGCGCCAGGTGCTCATTGTCGGCGCCGGTGAGCTGGGCCTGCGGGTGGCCGCGCAGGCAAAACGCCACCCTGAGCTGGGATACCGTGTCGTGGGATTTTGTGATGACTATGAGACCAACGGAATTTACAAAAAGGAATACGGGCTGGAAGTACTGGGCCGCACCACCGATCTCGACGAGATCATCGAAAAATACCGCATCGACAAGGTGATCGTGGCGCTGCCGGGACGCGCCCTTCGCAAAATTTCGCGCATTGTCGAAGCCTGCGAGCAGGAAGGCGTGGAAACCGACATCGTGCCCGACTTTTTCAAATTCATCCAGCCGCGCACCAGGGTGCATGATTTCGCCGGCCTGCCGCTGGTGAGTGTGCGCTTCACGCCGGTGGACTCCTGGAAATATCGTGTCGGCAAGCGCCTGTTCGATGCTGTGTTTGCCGCACTGGCGCTGATCGTTTTCGCGCCCCTGATGCTGGTGATCGCGATTGCCATCAAGCTCACCTCGCCCGGCCCGGTGTTGTTCAAACAGGAGCGCATCGGCATCAACCGCCGCCCCTTCCACATGCTCAAATTCCGCTCGATGAAAGTGGGCGCGGAAAAGGTCGATCATGAAGTCGGTTTGGGCCTGTGCCATGACCCGCGTGTCACCCGCTTGGGGAAGTTCCTGCGCGAATGGAGCCTGGACGAACTGCCCCAGTTGTGGAACGTGCTCATGGGTGACATGAGCCTGGTCGGGCCGCGGCCGGAGCGCACCTATCACGTGCGCCAGTTGAAAACCCGGGTGCCCAACTACATGATTCGTCACCAGGTCCGGACCGGCATGACCGGTTGGGCACAGGTCAACGGCTGGCGCGGCGACACCTCGATCGACCGGCGCATCGAACATGATCTGTATTACATCGAGAACTGGTCGTTCGCCTTCGATCTCAAGATCATCCTGCTGACCCTGTTCGGGGGTGTGATCAGCAAAAAAGCCCGCGGGCTGTGA
- a CDS encoding glycosyltransferase family 4 protein has translation MNRNCKTHPLSVTLVSEQYAPDLSSTAQLFEELMVELQQQGVAVRVCTLTPGYHGYVRQGKVPWREVRHGVPVRRLPRLPFRRSNRVGEALNWLWGTVALALLAWRTPREAPLLISTNPPMAHVVGAVLKLLRGQRFIALFYDLHPELSCAVGLLREGSLIDRLWRGINRWALRHTDVAVAIGAYMERVIKGRYPAVATTIIHNWCDPRVVRCLPKQASLFAREHGLLDKFVVLFSGNMGWRQRLEILIEVAALLTDLPIRFVFIGDGVKKAKLQEMARARGLHNVLFFPYQPRHLMEHSLAAADLTVVSHEREAIGFGVPSKIYTYMAAGRAILGLASKPCELIDMVRECQCGWVFDEDQDRDAIADLLRNLLQAPQLSHHAGQRAREYFERHFTLQRVARQYQEVIQRLCETGPAPGLFSRLFNRSPQHPSLRQAGKSPAPPPRQSGQRLEKVEL, from the coding sequence ATGAACAGGAATTGCAAAACACACCCCCTGAGCGTGACACTGGTCAGCGAACAGTATGCGCCGGATTTGTCCTCCACCGCGCAGTTGTTCGAGGAGCTGATGGTGGAATTGCAGCAGCAGGGCGTGGCGGTGCGCGTTTGCACGCTCACCCCCGGCTATCACGGCTATGTGAGACAGGGCAAAGTCCCGTGGCGCGAAGTACGCCACGGCGTGCCGGTGCGCCGCCTGCCCCGGCTGCCGTTCCGCCGCAGCAACCGCGTGGGCGAGGCGCTCAACTGGCTGTGGGGCACGGTTGCGCTGGCCCTGCTCGCCTGGCGCACACCGCGCGAAGCACCGCTGCTGATCAGCACCAATCCGCCAATGGCGCATGTCGTGGGCGCGGTCCTGAAGCTGCTGCGCGGCCAGCGTTTCATTGCCCTGTTTTATGACCTGCATCCGGAATTATCCTGCGCAGTGGGCCTGCTGCGGGAGGGCAGCCTGATCGACCGGTTGTGGCGCGGGATCAATCGGTGGGCCCTGCGCCACACCGATGTGGCCGTGGCGATCGGGGCGTACATGGAGCGGGTGATCAAAGGCCGTTATCCGGCGGTGGCCACCACCATCATTCACAACTGGTGTGATCCGCGCGTGGTGCGCTGTCTGCCCAAGCAGGCGAGCCTGTTTGCCCGCGAGCACGGCCTGCTCGACAAGTTCGTGGTGCTGTTCTCCGGCAACATGGGCTGGCGCCAGCGGCTGGAGATTCTCATTGAAGTAGCGGCGTTGCTGACCGATCTGCCGATCCGCTTTGTGTTCATCGGCGATGGTGTGAAGAAAGCCAAGCTGCAGGAAATGGCACGGGCGCGCGGCCTGCACAACGTCTTGTTCTTTCCCTATCAGCCGCGGCATTTGATGGAGCACTCACTCGCCGCCGCGGATCTGACCGTGGTCTCGCATGAGCGCGAGGCCATCGGCTTCGGCGTGCCGAGCAAGATTTACACCTACATGGCCGCCGGCCGCGCCATTCTGGGGCTGGCGAGCAAGCCCTGTGAGTTGATCGACATGGTGCGGGAATGCCAGTGTGGCTGGGTGTTCGATGAAGATCAGGATCGCGACGCCATTGCGGACTTGCTCAGAAACTTGTTGCAGGCACCACAGCTCAGCCACCATGCCGGCCAGCGTGCGCGTGAGTATTTCGAACGCCATTTCACCCTGCAGCGCGTGGCGCGTCAATACCAGGAGGTGATCCAGCGCCTGTGCGAAACCGGGCCGGCACCGGGACTTTTCTCCAGGTTGTTCAATCGTTCGCCGCAGCACCCGTCGCTCCGCCAAGCGGGTAAGTCCCCGGCACCGCCGCCGCGCCAATCCGGTCAGCGACTGGAGAAAGTCGAACTATGA
- a CDS encoding capsule assembly Wzi family protein codes for MNRNVRNDAITLRSCRFPFAVMLRACAGMLLFCCITGAAQEIMTVPTYHWSYIYARELSLRHRQLDFSPANWPVTLGDMARLADTTGLATASAPERFWQMRLLQFARTPRAQKAWLQLGGRLSESAGDFGPAWHSRAGLRTQLALFPDRHVALVNAIRLDEELREDPNYLGKRWRGFAGYTEQAYVALHFGRYVAKLGRDFVRWGRGTDATLLLSDYSRPLDHFFGRLTLAPFRFDYLAAKLNSEYLPDSLRTRYATEVSERYLAAARAEVRFKTNLLTLAVTQLVLYGGPGRGFELYYLNPLLAFHGEQLNESLKSNTAGALDAVLRPRDGLECYAQLLIDDVQVEKTRRGDLEPNEIAFLLGGELAEPFGWRGVTLGLEYTRVANRTYNAITVWEKFLHRNRPLAHFLGNDFDRWLVHGRAYAGGNVQLFYSYEARRHGEGRLERPFDMPWVNADLQQGYREKFPSGVVERSTHVHLEARWHATAGFHLALAAGHARYRNFANQAGRQQQETSVRLQLGLEQFWWLGLE; via the coding sequence ATGAACAGGAACGTTCGCAACGATGCCATAACCTTGAGGAGTTGCCGCTTCCCTTTTGCCGTGATGCTGCGTGCCTGTGCCGGCATGCTGCTGTTTTGTTGCATCACAGGCGCGGCGCAGGAAATCATGACCGTGCCGACCTATCACTGGTCCTACATTTATGCGCGTGAGCTGAGTTTGCGTCACCGGCAGTTGGATTTTTCCCCGGCGAACTGGCCGGTGACGCTGGGTGACATGGCGCGCCTGGCCGATACCACCGGTCTGGCGACGGCATCTGCGCCGGAGCGATTCTGGCAAATGCGGCTGCTGCAGTTTGCGCGCACGCCGCGCGCGCAGAAAGCGTGGCTGCAGTTGGGCGGCCGGCTGAGCGAAAGCGCCGGTGATTTCGGACCCGCCTGGCACAGCCGCGCCGGCCTGCGCACGCAGCTTGCGTTGTTCCCCGACCGGCACGTGGCCCTGGTGAATGCCATTCGCCTGGATGAAGAGTTGCGTGAAGACCCGAATTATTTGGGCAAGCGCTGGCGCGGCTTTGCCGGCTACACCGAGCAGGCCTACGTGGCCTTGCATTTCGGCAGGTATGTCGCTAAATTGGGCCGTGATTTTGTGCGCTGGGGACGCGGCACGGATGCGACTTTGCTGCTCTCGGATTACTCCCGGCCGCTGGATCATTTTTTCGGCCGTCTCACGCTCGCGCCCTTTCGCTTCGATTATCTCGCGGCCAAACTGAATTCGGAGTATCTGCCGGATTCCCTGCGCACGCGCTACGCCACCGAGGTGAGTGAACGCTATCTCGCTGCCGCACGCGCGGAAGTCCGGTTCAAAACGAACCTGCTCACGCTCGCGGTTACGCAACTGGTGCTGTACGGCGGCCCGGGCCGCGGCTTCGAGTTGTACTATCTCAATCCGCTCCTGGCGTTTCACGGCGAGCAGCTCAACGAATCGCTGAAGAGCAACACCGCGGGCGCGCTCGACGCCGTGCTGCGGCCGCGCGACGGGCTGGAATGCTATGCGCAATTGCTCATCGATGACGTGCAAGTCGAGAAGACGCGCCGCGGCGATCTGGAGCCGAATGAAATTGCCTTTCTGCTCGGCGGCGAGCTGGCGGAGCCCTTCGGCTGGCGCGGGGTCACCCTGGGGCTGGAATACACCCGCGTTGCCAATCGCACCTACAATGCCATCACCGTGTGGGAAAAGTTTCTGCACCGCAACCGGCCGCTGGCGCACTTTCTCGGCAATGATTTCGACCGCTGGCTGGTGCACGGCCGCGCCTATGCCGGCGGCAATGTGCAGCTCTTCTACTCTTACGAAGCCCGCCGCCACGGCGAGGGCCGCCTGGAGCGGCCGTTCGACATGCCGTGGGTGAACGCGGATCTGCAGCAGGGGTATCGTGAGAAATTCCCCAGTGGCGTGGTGGAGCGCAGCACGCATGTCCATCTCGAAGCGCGCTGGCATGCCACCGCGGGTTTCCATCTCGCGCTGGCCGCCGGGCACGCGCGCTACCGCAATTTTGCCAATCAGGCGGGCCGGCAGCAGCAGGAAACCAGCGTGCGGCTGCAGCTTGGGCTCGAGCAATTCTGGTGGCTGGGTTTGGAATGA